Proteins found in one Streptomyces sp. NBC_00190 genomic segment:
- a CDS encoding helix-turn-helix transcriptional regulator: MNAVPGFHNPEIWEHLPNAGLSPTARDVFDILTARQEPGGTVHIRQDQIAERLGIPQATVSRAVGQLKDKGIIEGRVRRGRMLIHPLLAGYVSLAHMVNHIQDPATHIWPLNFPTGEIRPPRRSDPRTGTGFDPDPDGGEEAREDKPHPTLLLAG; encoded by the coding sequence ATGAACGCCGTCCCCGGCTTCCACAACCCTGAGATCTGGGAACACCTGCCGAACGCCGGGCTGAGCCCTACCGCCCGCGACGTCTTCGACATCCTCACCGCCCGCCAGGAACCCGGCGGCACCGTACACATCCGCCAGGACCAGATCGCCGAGCGTCTCGGCATCCCCCAGGCCACCGTGTCCCGCGCAGTCGGCCAACTCAAGGACAAGGGCATCATCGAAGGCCGAGTCCGTCGCGGCCGCATGCTGATTCACCCTCTGCTCGCCGGCTACGTGTCACTGGCTCACATGGTCAATCACATCCAGGACCCCGCCACGCACATCTGGCCGCTGAACTTCCCCACCGGCGAAATCCGCCCGCCACGCCGCAGCGACCCCCGGACCGGAACCGGTTTCGACCCGGACCCCGACGGCGGCGAGGAAGCTCGTGAGGACAAGCCTCACCCCACACTCCTGCTGGCCGGCTGA
- a CDS encoding DUF3592 domain-containing protein, whose product MEFLREDGHRLLLGSVGLLAISLSVALAVRACSRWLLVRKTFDEGLPAEGRVLDAYVLPGDQGRAGLQHAIVGFRAADGREYRLDTDVDRRRPLGAQMRLRYLPSSPERAVLVEAGRGTVRTVLTLLFQVVLGVVGVFLTVLSLL is encoded by the coding sequence ATGGAATTCTTGCGTGAGGACGGCCACCGGCTGCTGCTGGGTTCTGTCGGGCTCCTCGCCATATCGCTCTCCGTCGCGCTCGCGGTGCGTGCCTGCAGTCGGTGGCTGCTCGTCCGCAAGACGTTCGACGAAGGGCTACCCGCCGAGGGCAGGGTGCTGGACGCCTACGTGCTACCTGGAGACCAGGGCCGGGCGGGCCTGCAGCACGCCATCGTGGGCTTCCGTGCGGCCGACGGGCGCGAGTACCGGCTCGACACCGACGTCGACCGGCGACGGCCACTGGGCGCGCAGATGCGACTGCGCTATCTCCCGTCGAGCCCGGAACGAGCAGTCCTCGTCGAAGCGGGCCGGGGCACCGTGCGCACGGTGCTGACCCTCCTGTTCCAGGTGGTCCTCGGGGTGGTCGGCGTCTTCCTCACGGTGCTGAGCCTGCTCTGA